Proteins encoded within one genomic window of Acomys russatus chromosome 5, mAcoRus1.1, whole genome shotgun sequence:
- the Cst6 gene encoding cystatin-M — translation MERPHFPLALGLSLLAFCLLTLSPDARAELRSRRVGEPQNLPPDDPRVQKAAQAAVASYNMGSNSLYYFRDTKIIDCKYQLVAGVKYYLTVDIESTECRKTRFSGDHMDLTTCPLAVGGQQEKLRCNFELLQVPWRNTTQLIKHDCMQV, via the exons ATGGAGCGTCCTCACTTCCCGCTGGCATTGGGCCTGAGCCTGCTCGCATTCTGCCTCCTGACCCTGTCCCCGGATGCCCGCGCCGAGCTGAGGAGTCGCAGGGTCGGAGAACCTCAGAACCTGCCTCCCGATGACCCACGGGTGCAGAAGGCCgcccaggcagctgtggccaGCTACAATATGGGCAGCAACAGCCTCTACTACTTCCGAGACACCAAAATCATCGATTGCAagtaccag CTGGTGGCTGGTGTCAAGTACTACCTGACTGTGGACATAGAGAGCACAGAGTGCAGAAAGACCAGATTTTCCGGAGACCACATGGACCTCACCACCTGCCCCTTGGCCGTAGGGGGGCAGCAGGAG AAGCTGCGCTGCAACTTCGAGCTCCTCCAAGTCCCCTGGAGGAACACCACCCAGCTTATCAAACATGACTGCATGCAGGTGTGA
- the Catsper1 gene encoding cation channel sperm-associated protein 1, whose protein sequence is MSYNTLGRPISSRPTIVPSTIKTDPSISQSSHMSTRPLDRTGPTSPHYLVIPLNKPVGPRVNLTLVVSLNTAVGPVVDLTPMGSLSTMVDPMADLTPVGSLSTVVGPVVDHTATVSLTTAVGPMVDLTAAVSLTPVVGPVVDLTLVVGPMVGLTPRLSHSTLVGPVVHTSPRLSHFTPGQPQHGLHAATPSGRPHHRKQSFLGDTLPTHSLEEPYQEGPSFQDDAYYESHQPSHRHGERPHRRDHYRHGERPHHREHFAPNDQSPSQLSVPFKSQTTLGASSSRLGGKSSSYLGPRSYTSRISSKIYPEDSKESGSWNEEEQTHKRKSESSLGPHPRFQLPHSDSRAQRGHRKLHSGNIFQLMMDKINFLIWGLREMMMSLTESLFFETFIFIIVCLNTIVLVAQTFTELEIRGEWYFMVLDSIFLAIYILEALLKLIALGMEYFYDPWNNLDFFIMVMAVLDFALLQTNSLSYSFYNHSLFRILKVFKSMRALRAIRVLRRLSILTSLHEVTGTLRGSLMSITAILFLMFTCLFLFSVVLRALFGKSDPKRFQNIFTTLFTLFTMLTLDDWSLIYMDNRAEGAWYIIPILMIYIVIQYFIFLNLVIAVLVDSFQMALLKGLEKVKMEKAARIHEKLLDDSLTDLNQALSLHADPEAKLSEGTLKMQLIEKMFGTMTESQREKHFQYLQLVAAVEQHQQKFRSQASVIDEIVDTTFEAAEDEFGK, encoded by the exons ATGAGCTACAACACGCTGGGGCGTCCCATCAGCAGCCGTCCCACCATCGTGCCTTCTACCATCAAAACGGATCCCAGCATCTCCCAGAGCTCTCACATGTCAACCAGGCCTCTCGACAGAACAGGACCCACCTCTCCACATTACCTAGTAATTCCCCTCAACAAGCCGGTGGGTCCCCGAGTGAATCTCACCCTCGTGGTGAGTCTCAACACCGCGGTGGGTCCCGTGGTGGATCTCACCCCCATGGGGAGTCTCAGCACCATGGTGGATCCCATGGCGGACCTCACCCCCGTGGGGAGTCTCAGCACCGTGGTGGGTCCCGTGGTGGACCACACGGCCACGGTGAGTCTCACCACCGCGGTGGGTCCCATGGTGGACCTCACGGCCGCGGTGAGTCTCACCCCCGTGGTGGGTCCCGTGGTGGACCTCACCCTCGTGGTGGGTCCCATGGTGGGCCTCACCCCCAGGCTGAGTCACTCCACCCTGGTGGGCCCCGTCGTGCACACCAGCCCCAGGCTGAGTCACTTCACCCCG GGGCAACCTCAGCATGGTCTTCATGCTGCTACCCCATCTGGCAGGCCTCACCACAGAAAGCAGTCTTTTTTGGGAGAcaccctccccacccactcccttgAGGAGCCCTATCAGGAAGGACCTTCCTTCCAAGATGATGCCTATTATGAAAGCCATCAACCTAGCCATCGCCACGGCGAGCGTCCTCACCGCCGAGACCACTACAGACATGGCGAACGTCCCCACCACAGGGAGCATTTCGCCCCTAACGATCAGAGCCCCTCACAACTCTCTGTCCCATTCAAGTCCCAAACGACACTTGGCGCCTCCTCTTCTCGTCTGGGAGGCAAAAGCTCAAGCTACCTCGGACCTCGATCTTATACCTCCCGTATTTCCAGCAAAATTTATCCCGAGGACTCGAAAGAATCAGGCTCTTGGAATGAAGAGGAGCAAACTCATAAGCGCAAAAGTGAGTCTTCCCTAGGCCCCCATCCCAGATTCCAACTTCCCCACTCAGATTCAC GAGCCCAGAGGGGCCACAGGAAGCTGCACTCTGGGAACATTTTCCAGTTGATGATGGACAAGATTAACTTCCTCATTTGGGGTCTCCGGGAAATGATGATGTCACTGACCGAGTCCCTGTTCTTTGAGACCTTTATCTTCATCATAGTCTGCCTCAACACAATTGTCCTTGTGGCCCAGACATTCACTGAGCTAGAGATTCGAGGTG AATGGTACTTCATGGTCTTGGACTCCATTTTCCTCGCCATCTACATCCTGGAAGCCTTGCTCAAGCTCATTGCCCTGGGCATGGAGTATTTTTATGACCCATGGAACAATCTGG ACTTCTTCATCATGGTCATGGCCGTGCTGGACTTCGCGCTGCTCCAGACCAATTCCCTCTCCTATTCATTCTACAATCACAGCCTGTTCCGGATCCTCAAGGTCTTCAAGAGCATGCGGGCCCTGAGGGCCATCCGGGTCCTCCGCAGGCTCAG CATCCTGACCAGCCTCCATGAAGTGACTGGGACTCTGAGAGGATCGCTGATGTCCATCACAGCCATCCTCTTCCTTATGTTCACCTGTCTCT TCCTCTTCTCTGTGGTGCTCCGGGCACTGTTCGGGAAATCAGACCCCAAGCGCTTCCAGAACATCTTCACCACCCTCTTCACCCTCTTCACCATGCTCACCTTGGATGACTGGTCCCTCATCTATATGGACAACAGGGCTGAGG GGGCCTGGTACATCATCCCCATCCTCATGATTTACATCGTCATCCAGTACTTCATCTTCCTCAA TCTGGTGATTGCTGTCCTGGTAGATAGCTTCCAGATGGCGCTGCTCAAAGGCCTAGAGAAAGTGAAGATGGAG AAAGCTGCCCGGATCCATGAGAAGTTGCTGGACGATTCTCTGACAGATCTCAACCAAG CCCTGTCTCTGCATGCAGACCCTGAGGCCAAATTGAGTGAGGGCACCTTGAAGATGCAGCTCATTGAGAAGATGTTTGGCACCATGACAGAGAG CCAGCGGGAGAAGCACTTCCAGTACCTGCAGTTGGTGGCAGCAGTGGAGCAGCATCAACAAAAGTTTCGTTCCCAAGCATCTGTCATCGATGAAATTGTGGACACTACATTTGAG GCTGCAGAAGATGAATTTGGGAAGTGA